From Nicotiana tabacum cultivar K326 chromosome 20, ASM71507v2, whole genome shotgun sequence, one genomic window encodes:
- the LOC107767159 gene encoding MADS-box transcription factor 27-like isoform X2, with translation MKSVIERYNKAKEETHKLGDPISEVKGKQKSEGQIIGEENVIKGKITETLDPHVFRSYMALILLPNRSEFWQREAALLRQQLENLQENHRQMMGEELSGLNVKDLQNLEKQLEMSLRGVRMRKDQIMIDEVQELNQKGNLSHQENMELYKKLDLARQENTELYKKVYGTRDANAVSRNAMSSNSLRVNEDPHAPLHLQLSQPQQQHYETPGTTKLGLSLH, from the exons ATGAAATCGGTGATTGAAAGATACAACAAAGCAAAGGAGGAGACTCATAAATTGGGAGATCCAATTTCCGAGGTCAAG GGGAAACAGAAGTCAGAAG GTCAAATTATAGGTGAAGAAAATGTGATTAAAGGGAAAATAACAGAAACTCTGGACCCTCACGTTTTCAGAAGTTACATGGCCCTGATACTACTGCCAAACCGAAGTGAG TTTTGGCAGAGGGAAGCTGCATTGCTGAGGCAACAACTAGAGAACCTGCAAGAGAATCATCG ACAAATGATGGGTGAAGAGCTATCTGGACTGAATGTCAAAGATTTACAAAACTTGGAGAAGCAACTCGAAATGAGTCTTCGTGGAGTCCGTATGAGAAAG GACCAAATTATGATTGATGAGGTGCAAGAACTAAACCAAAAG GGAAATCTCAGCCATCAAGAAAACATGGAACTTTATAAGAAGCTAGACCTAGCTCGTCAAGAAAATACGGAATTGTATAAGAAG GTTTATGGAACTAGAGATGCAAATGCAGTGAGCAGAAATGCCATGAGTTCAAACAGTTTACGCGTCAATGAGGACCCTCATGCACCTCTCCATCTCCAGCTAAGCCAGCCTCAGCAACAACACTATGAAACACCAGGAACTACAAAATTGGG GCTATCACTGCATTAG